One Vicia villosa cultivar HV-30 ecotype Madison, WI linkage group LG5, Vvil1.0, whole genome shotgun sequence genomic window, agctcactgccatatgggaggactggcagcatcatgtggtaccgcaggagtaccgtctcactcgggtcacacaggactggcacagtgaggaggggtacgtcacatggttctaccgggtgtctcatcctctactgagacccgacgttcccggcgctcctaggccagcacatgaggagatcctggagaaccagcaggccgaggatgaccacgccattgatctcctgccgatctgccagcggatagagatgcttgggcgggacgccttggatcggggtgtcgttcttcagggcggtccagatgcagtcgccgtgatggaggcgatcgtcactgatgcgggccgtgcggcggggtataggcggcagaggagggctcagggtgagagggttaggcacacccagtagtggtcgggtggtcgagtttatttattttttgttttcggattgtatattgcgcacactattactatttggtttggcttgtatatattatttggattttatttatcgtattggtattttctgtttatatgtcgcttattttatttggcgtttgcgtttaattaaaatgcgagactgtttaagaaaaaacataaaaaaaaacacagtttctgcataattcggaaatgaacttccgaattcacccatgaagtgttttcggaagttcctctccgaagacaccccccatgaggtgttttcggagatgcacttccgaattataaaaatttaaaaaaaaaaaaaaagcgcttcagaagttcatttccgaagcaggggtattttcggATTTTtgctggggtgacccccatagggaggtggctaaagaaatttccttaaaaTTAATGGTTGATGAATTACTCACAATTCAACTCATTAATACAGTGTATCcttattttaagaaatattttgaaaaatataactttaatattcattttgaacaaaatattttaacaatataACAATTACTTCAGCTAAGCATATTCTCTCaaacttcaaaaataaaagagatgtgGGAATCcaaacataataattaattaaaaaacaattaaactaaTATGGTAACTAGCATTTTCAACCCTTTATTTATCAAACAACAAAAGGTTAACAAAACAAACATACAATAGAATAAACATACATTTTATAAAGCTATTGAaacatttatttaataataattgcaaataaactttttattttatttaacactAGAATAAATACATATCTTTTATTTGTTAAAAGCAATAAGATTTGCCCTTAAGATAGGACAAGTGAAGAAGCAAAGTCTCTTTCTCATATTGGACATGGATTCAACAAGATAGAAATTATGTCTTTCTTTAATGATCCTTGGGAGTGAGTGTAGCAATCTTCATCTTTGTAAAACAAATCAGCAACACGTGACAAATTGAGAACTCGCATAAGGATAGGCTTTGGCACATCAGTTGAATGAAGAAGTTCCTCATTGATATCCTTCCAAGCATTTGTAACTTTTCTTGAAAGTTCATTAATTGCATCTTCTCTACTTACACCATGTTCATTCATATAACACTCAATAGAAGAGGCACCATGCCCTCTCTCCTGCTCAAACTAGTTAAATAGAACTTAAAATATTAAACatgtaattttaatataatataagctttaaagaaataaaatttgttaattaattCTTGTGCTAGATTACCTCATTGGAAACAATATCATTCCCGAGTCTGGCAATTATTGTTGAAGCATTAACTATTTTTGGATTATTGGTTAACCATTTGAAAACCTCTTCTGTAGCAATGCATCCCATTCCAATGAAGGATGCTGATGTCATTAGATAGTAACCAGAATTTACTATTGCATGAGCCATATATTCTTCCATTGTTGCAATATAATTGCTACTGAACCATTTGGCCTCAGTATAGTAGGCCTGAACCGCTCTTTTAAACTGGTATGcacattaaaatattttacaaaagaaatatatagtgtttaaaaaaagaaataacccTAGGAAACAATGGAGAGTAATAATATTTACttcatttttgacataatttacACAAAAAGCTCTTCCTTCTTTGGCCATCTCTTGCTCCGTTtcttcaaaaaaatccaaaatggCTTTATAGCAAAATTTCATGTATTCTGGTAGAAAATCCATGCAACTCATATCCCATCTAGAATTTCAATTCAAATTAGTAGGTCAAGGAAAATTTCATAAACATCAAaccttttaaaaaatgaaaatttcaaaaaCCTCAAACCTTTGAATTGCATCAGTGAAAAGTTGTAATTCTTCTATTGTACCATAGTTATCATAAATATCATCCATTAGTGACGTGAAGCAATACACTTTTGTCATTATCCTTCTAGCATTAGAGTATTGAGACTCAAAATATACTCCCAATATCCAAAAGTATGATTCAACTATTCTACTTCGCGCAAATGGTAGTTTTGTTTCAAAGTCGAAATCTTTCCACCATCTAATTAATAATTACAGAAATAAACCAAGTTCAATTATAAATAACCAAATAACGAGTGATCATATTGCATGAAAAAATAGTAATAATGAAACTTACTTTGTAACATctccaagttctttctgatgttgTTTTTGTAGCAGATTGAAATCTAGTTTGGCAAGTAATAGCAAAGTTGCATCATGTGAGGGGTTTTCTTCATAAGTAGCAATATAATTCCTTGCCACTAGTCTAGGCACGCTTTTAAAAACTGGCCACTTTAAGCTATGCTTAATTTTTGTTGCAAGAGAAGGACTCAATTGAGTGGTCATCGCTTCAAGGTGTGAGGAAGTGAAAGAAAATGCTTCATCTAATATATCTTCTCCATGAATCCTCATATGTGTCGCTTCATATAAACTTAACATTCCctcaacatcatcaacaagtgTTTCATTGAAGTTTCCTTGCTCATTCTTGAACTTCTGAAAAACATCTGAGAACACCACAAAAATGTATAAAACATGCATGGTTATGTTACTTTATCCCTTAAAAACATTTAAAGGCAATAGGAGTATGAGTCATTTTTTTCACTAAAAACAATTATAATTTACCATGTGAAAATTATGTAACTATTCAAAATATCACGTCACTACACTCAAATTAGCGACATGAGCAAATGCATCGCAAGTATTATTAAGTCAAGTGTATGATAAATGTACATTGCTCGGGTGtaaatttcttttcaaaagatgTTTATCTTTACAAAgtgacataattttttttttataaatagaaacaCTTGGGACGTAGAAAGAACATTGAATAGAAATATGCATAGTCATTTTTCTACTATCTCAATTATTCTAAATCTCCTTTTACTTCATTAattaaattgttaaaattaatgtgttgtaaccaccactatGAGTAAGCATTATGAAAGAAGTGCAAAAGAGTTGTAACCATCATAATATAATTACTGTCTTTATTTAGAGTTATGTTAGAattgtatcattaagattgagagaaccaaagagtcctcatcttaattatcatcttattgtcttctatgtcagttttgagtcaagcctatataaaggctttgtaatgctaagaaagatatagcagttggtggtgaattcaataaaatagcagatttaaagcatatcttccaccagtggaagtatagtgcaaaaagtgtCAAAAACCAGTTTCCTCTTCAGAATCCTGCAACACCATACTTTATcacataccacctctagaataccaccaacagagtggtatcagagctgcagatccttgcaaccccaacaaaaacaacaaaaattatgtcTTTTACAAACAACCCTTCCGCAACTTACAGCAATGTCAAAGTTCCTCTATTTGAAGGAGAGAACTATGATTTTTGGGCAGTTAAAATGGAGACTCTATTCACATCTTTGGATGTTCTAGAGTACGTCAAAACCGGATATGAAGAACCGGCACCAACGGAggctgaaaaatcaaaagaaaaagctgaagaatcaagccaacggcttgaagagttgaagaagaagaagatcacagATGCTGGAGTTCTCGGAATGATTCAAAGAGGAGTCTCTCTATCCATTTT contains:
- the LOC131602444 gene encoding (-)-germacrene D synthase-like yields the protein MSVSATSSLVAPPTTNNISRRSAKYHPDIWGDHFIQYIFQPMESDETMKQIIMLKEKVRQILVPTDALRDANLIDSIQRLGLYHHFEHEIGELLQHIHNNNVQNGIITLNRNEDLHSNALIFRLLRQQGYHILPDVFQKFKNEQGNFNETLVDDVEGMLSLYEATHMRIHGEDILDEAFSFTSSHLEAMTTQLSPSLATKIKHSLKWPVFKSVPRLVARNYIATYEENPSHDATLLLLAKLDFNLLQKQHQKELGDVTKWWKDFDFETKLPFARSRIVESYFWILGVYFESQYSNARRIMTKVYCFTSLMDDIYDNYGTIEELQLFTDAIQRWDMSCMDFLPEYMKFCYKAILDFFEETEQEMAKEGRAFCVNYVKNEFKRAVQAYYTEAKWFSSNYIATMEEYMAHAIVNSGYYLMTSASFIGMGCIATEEVFKWLTNNPKIVNASTIIARLGNDIVSNEFEQERGHGASSIECYMNEHGVSREDAINELSRKVTNAWKDINEELLHSTDVPKPILMRVLNLSRVADLFYKDEDCYTHSQGSLKKDIISILLNPCPI